One window of the Lepeophtheirus salmonis chromosome 7, UVic_Lsal_1.4, whole genome shotgun sequence genome contains the following:
- the Ubqn gene encoding ubiquilin-1 isoform X1, with translation MSDNMEESTPESQNLITITVKTPKEKQSIEIEENANIKDFKAKISEKFTAPVEQLCLIFAGKIMKDNDSLDTHNIKNGMTVHLVIRTGNTSSNTPNTSPEPSSTPRSNQDTSQTPFGLGGMGGIPGLSALGMGSSNFMEMQQRMQNEVLSNPNMMRQIMSSPVTQNLMSNPEIMRGLIQSNPQIQQLMESNPEIGHMINNPEIMRQTMEIASNPAMLQELMRNQDRAMSNLESIPGGQNALQEMYRNIQEPMLNAAQEQFGGNPFGALSGGNSNSTINSSASTGENAAPLPNPWSGGSSSSNSSGNNNSPRLGGGGVAGSGNNLFSSPGMQSLMQQMMDNPSMMQNMLNAPYTQSVMQYLSQNPDAASQLISNNPLFSGNPALQERMRGMMPQFVNQMQDPSVQNLMTNPDALEAIMQIQNGMQRLQNVAPDVYSTMGLPSSGPGFGGLPSTGTTGTTTTSTSSPSTTNSTISSNTNTTSGNTQQPGTPTTTTTPSDQQNSDVFSQLMSRMILGMNSQGQNNPPEERFSSQLETLASMGFVDRQANIQALIATYGDVNAAIDRLLNRQAGPQS, from the exons ATGTCAGATAACATGGAAGAATCCACTCCTGAGTCCCAG AATCTGATCACCATCACGGTCAAGACTCCCAAAGAAAAACAATCCATCGAAATCGAAGAAAATGCCAATATCAAAGAT TTTAAAGCCAAAATATCTGAGAAGTTTACTGCACCAGTGGAGCAACTATGTCTCATATTTGCTGGTAAAATCATGAAAGACAATGATTCTCTTGATacacataatatcaaaaatggaATGACTGTTCATTTGGTGATTCGTACGGGCAATACAAGTTCAAACACTCCAAATACTAGCCCTGAACCATCATCAACTCCGAGGTCTAATCAAGATACATCTCAGACACCGTTTGGACTTGGAGGGATGGGTGGTATTCCTGGGCTCTCTGCCTTAGGAATGGGTAGTTCTAACTTTATGGAAATGCAGCAGCGTATGCAAAATGAGGTTCTCAGTAATCCTAACATGATGAGACAAATCATGTCTTCACCTGTTACACAAAACTTAATGTCAAATCCCGAAATCATGAGAGGCTTAATTCAATCTAATCCTCAAATTCAACAATTAATGGAGTCAAACCCAGAAATTGGTCATATGATTAACAATCCTGAGATTATGAGACAAACTATGGAAATTGCATCAAATCCCGCTATGTTACAAGAACTTATGAGAAATCAGGATCGAGCGATGTCCAATTTAGAATCTATTCCAG GTGGACAAAATGCATTGCAAGAAATGTACAGAAATATACAGGAGCCTATGCTAAATGCTGCACAAGAGCAGTTCGGAGGAAATCCCTTTGGAGCATTGTCTGGTGGGAATAGCAATTCAACTATCAATAGTTCTGCAAGTACCGGTGAAAATGCTGCTCCACTTCCAAATCCTTGGAGTGGAGGTAGCTCCTCCAGTAATTCTTCCGGCAATAACAACTCTCCACGTTTGGGAGGCGGTGGCGTCGCTGGTAGTGGTAACAATCTTTTCTCCTCTCCGGGAATGCAGTCCTTGATGCAACAAATGATGGATAATCCAAGCATGATGCAGAATATGCTAAATGCTCCATATACTCAGTCTGTTATGCAGTATTTGTCTCAGAATCCTGATGCTGCATCACAACTAATAAGTAACAATCCATTATTTTCTGGGAATCCTGCATTACAA GAGAGAATGAGGGGTATGATGCCTCAATTTGTTAATCAAATGCAGGATCCATCtgtacaaaatttaatgacgaATCCTGATGCACTTGAAGCCATAATgcaaattcaaaatggaatgCAGAGATTACAAAACGTTGCTCCAGATGTATATTCTACAATGGGCTTACCATCATCTGGTCCCGGATTTGGAGGTTTACCCTCAACTGGAACAACGGGAACTACGACCACTTCGACATCATCGCCCTCAACTACTAATTCCACAATTTCTTCAAATACTAATACAACCTCTGGTAATACGCAGCAACCAGGTACCCCTACAACCACTACTACCCCGTCAGATCAGCAAAATAGCGATGTGTTTAGTCAATTAATGAGTCGAATGATTTTAGG AATGAATTCACAAGGACAAAATAATCCCCCAGAAGAGAGGTTTAGTAGTCAGTTAGAAACTCTTGCGAGTATGGGATTTGTGGATCGACAAGCTAATATACAAG CCTTAATTGCTACATATGGAGATGTTAATGCAGCCATTGATAGATTGCTGAATCGTCAAGCTGGACCTCAAAGCTAA
- the Ubqn gene encoding ubiquilin-1 isoform X2 → MNIFFVYMYIYIYFLFHLCMYSSLQFKAKISEKFTAPVEQLCLIFAGKIMKDNDSLDTHNIKNGMTVHLVIRTGNTSSNTPNTSPEPSSTPRSNQDTSQTPFGLGGMGGIPGLSALGMGSSNFMEMQQRMQNEVLSNPNMMRQIMSSPVTQNLMSNPEIMRGLIQSNPQIQQLMESNPEIGHMINNPEIMRQTMEIASNPAMLQELMRNQDRAMSNLESIPGGQNALQEMYRNIQEPMLNAAQEQFGGNPFGALSGGNSNSTINSSASTGENAAPLPNPWSGGSSSSNSSGNNNSPRLGGGGVAGSGNNLFSSPGMQSLMQQMMDNPSMMQNMLNAPYTQSVMQYLSQNPDAASQLISNNPLFSGNPALQERMRGMMPQFVNQMQDPSVQNLMTNPDALEAIMQIQNGMQRLQNVAPDVYSTMGLPSSGPGFGGLPSTGTTGTTTTSTSSPSTTNSTISSNTNTTSGNTQQPGTPTTTTTPSDQQNSDVFSQLMSRMILGMNSQGQNNPPEERFSSQLETLASMGFVDRQANIQALIATYGDVNAAIDRLLNRQAGPQS, encoded by the exons atgaatattttttttgtctacatgtatatttatatatatttcctctTCCATTTGTGTATGTATTCTTCATTACAGTTTAAAGCCAAAATATCTGAGAAGTTTACTGCACCAGTGGAGCAACTATGTCTCATATTTGCTGGTAAAATCATGAAAGACAATGATTCTCTTGATacacataatatcaaaaatggaATGACTGTTCATTTGGTGATTCGTACGGGCAATACAAGTTCAAACACTCCAAATACTAGCCCTGAACCATCATCAACTCCGAGGTCTAATCAAGATACATCTCAGACACCGTTTGGACTTGGAGGGATGGGTGGTATTCCTGGGCTCTCTGCCTTAGGAATGGGTAGTTCTAACTTTATGGAAATGCAGCAGCGTATGCAAAATGAGGTTCTCAGTAATCCTAACATGATGAGACAAATCATGTCTTCACCTGTTACACAAAACTTAATGTCAAATCCCGAAATCATGAGAGGCTTAATTCAATCTAATCCTCAAATTCAACAATTAATGGAGTCAAACCCAGAAATTGGTCATATGATTAACAATCCTGAGATTATGAGACAAACTATGGAAATTGCATCAAATCCCGCTATGTTACAAGAACTTATGAGAAATCAGGATCGAGCGATGTCCAATTTAGAATCTATTCCAG GTGGACAAAATGCATTGCAAGAAATGTACAGAAATATACAGGAGCCTATGCTAAATGCTGCACAAGAGCAGTTCGGAGGAAATCCCTTTGGAGCATTGTCTGGTGGGAATAGCAATTCAACTATCAATAGTTCTGCAAGTACCGGTGAAAATGCTGCTCCACTTCCAAATCCTTGGAGTGGAGGTAGCTCCTCCAGTAATTCTTCCGGCAATAACAACTCTCCACGTTTGGGAGGCGGTGGCGTCGCTGGTAGTGGTAACAATCTTTTCTCCTCTCCGGGAATGCAGTCCTTGATGCAACAAATGATGGATAATCCAAGCATGATGCAGAATATGCTAAATGCTCCATATACTCAGTCTGTTATGCAGTATTTGTCTCAGAATCCTGATGCTGCATCACAACTAATAAGTAACAATCCATTATTTTCTGGGAATCCTGCATTACAA GAGAGAATGAGGGGTATGATGCCTCAATTTGTTAATCAAATGCAGGATCCATCtgtacaaaatttaatgacgaATCCTGATGCACTTGAAGCCATAATgcaaattcaaaatggaatgCAGAGATTACAAAACGTTGCTCCAGATGTATATTCTACAATGGGCTTACCATCATCTGGTCCCGGATTTGGAGGTTTACCCTCAACTGGAACAACGGGAACTACGACCACTTCGACATCATCGCCCTCAACTACTAATTCCACAATTTCTTCAAATACTAATACAACCTCTGGTAATACGCAGCAACCAGGTACCCCTACAACCACTACTACCCCGTCAGATCAGCAAAATAGCGATGTGTTTAGTCAATTAATGAGTCGAATGATTTTAGG AATGAATTCACAAGGACAAAATAATCCCCCAGAAGAGAGGTTTAGTAGTCAGTTAGAAACTCTTGCGAGTATGGGATTTGTGGATCGACAAGCTAATATACAAG CCTTAATTGCTACATATGGAGATGTTAATGCAGCCATTGATAGATTGCTGAATCGTCAAGCTGGACCTCAAAGCTAA
- the dnt gene encoding tyrosine-protein kinase Dnt, translating to MGYVWLKAFLLWQWTLLLSEGSMDLFIETEEVQKLLGLDRSISYLKDGVLNAAASQFVLPVPSSVEFLLFTWKTTQKVDYALFLERSDSESMYQPSVNVSHRGTVPRKEQVWRVTLPCSGRVKADVLVTIKLSLSGLTGSENLTDIYLKRKKTCELNPDLISGFPQRHDELDIFTKKRLLPAKYLFVRLLCIAGGIILSVLLVIFSIQFRLKLKEKRLTSESSSEERQRLQQQQEDPDRKLFVLDQPPLEEAHRPYIPPHHQLTNSRPQPSLVSYPSLHRRHHEPFLSDAESRVTDWVQKQTMQSQTTTMTPDEIMTTLNVDRLRLKLGQLILEGTFGRVYQGTILLTDANGLESESDVMVKTVVSGSSHTQSQLLVSEGTSLFLGASSSTGEVHRHILQLMASTMDGTSPMLVYPYMSQGNLKKWLTSGIASQSTHQIVNIGLQILSALQYLHKRRIIHKDVATRNCFLNENYLIKLCDSALSRDLFSADYHCLGDNENRPVKWMPIEAIALRKYSRASDVWSFGVFMWELMTRAQQPFADIDPFEMEGYLHEGYRLHQPNNCPDQLYSIMTLCWSGRAAERATVHALHNNMQVFQRQLQRFV from the exons ATGGGGTACGTGTGGTTGAAGGCCTTTCTGCTATGGCAATGGACCCTGTTGTTGAGCGAGGGGAGTATGGACCTCTTTATCGAAACAGAGGAAGTTCAGAAGCTTCTGGGGCTAGATCGAAGTATTTCCTATCTCAAAGATGGAGTTCTCAATGCTGCTGCGTCGCAATTTGTACTCCCGGTTCCCTCATCTGTTGAATTCCTTTTATTCACTTGGAAAACGACtcagaaa GTGGACTACGCTCTATTCTTGGAGCGCAGTGATTCCGAGTCCATGTATCAACCTAGTGTAAATGTGAGTCATCGCGGTACTGTCCCACGAAAGGAACAAGTCTGGCGTGTCACATTACCCTGCTCAGGGCGAGTGAAAGCAGATGTTCTCGTCACAATTAAACTCTCTCTTTCTGGACTCACGGGCTCAGAGAACCTTACAGATATATACCTTAAAAGGAAAAAGACTTGTGAACTGAACCCAGACCTGATCTCTGGTTTTCCTCAAAGGCACGATGAATTAGATATCTTTACGAAAAAAAGACTTTTGCCagccaaatatttatttgttcgtTTACTCTGTATTGCTGGTGGGATTATCTTATCAGTATTATTAGTAATATTCTCAATTCAGTTTCGACTTAAATTAAAGGAAAAGCGATTGACATCGGAGAGCTCCTCTGAGGAAAGACAAAGACTTCAACAACAGCAAGAAGATCCGGATAGAAAGCTATTTGTTTTAGATCAGCCACCTCTTGAAGAAGCTCACCGACCTTATATACCTCCACATCATCAGTTGACCAACAGTAGACCACAACCGTCTTTGGTATCTTATCCTTCTTTACATCGTCGTCACCATGAGCCATTTTTATCAGATGCAGAATCTAGAGTTACAGACTGggttcaaaaacaaacaatgcaATCACAGACGACGACTATGACCCCTGATGAAATCATGACTACATTAAATGTGGATAGACTTAGGTTAAAACTTGGACAATTGATACTCGAAGGTACATTTGGTCGAGTGTATCAGGGTACAATCCTTCTCACTGATGCAAACGGATTAGAGTCAGAATCTGACGTTATGGTCAAGACTGTTGTATCAGGCTCTTCACACACTCAGTCTCAACTCCTCGTTTCCGAAGGAACTTCCCTTTTCTTAGGAGCATCTTCTTCTACAGGTGAAGTTCACCGTCATATTCTTCAACTCATGGCTTCTACAATGGATGGTACAAGTCCCATGCTCGTATATCCTTACATGAGTCAAGGTAACCTCAAAAAGTGGCTAACATCGGGTATAGCCTCTCAATCTACTCatcaaattgtgaacattggaCTTCAAATACTCTCTGCCCTTCAGTATTTacataaaagaagaattattcaTAAGGACGTTGCAACAAGGAATTGTTT CTTAAATGAAAACTATTTGATTAAACTCTGTGACTCAGCCTTATCCAGAGATCTCTTCTCTGCTGACTACCATTGCTTAGGTGACAACGAAAATAGACCTGTCAAATGGATGCCGATTGAAGCTATAGCCCTTAGGAAATACTCACGGGCATCAGACGTT TGGTCCTTTGGCGTTTTCATGTGGGAGCTAATGACTCGAGCTCAGCAGCCGTTTGCAGACATTGATCCTTTTGAAATGGAAGGTTATCTGCATGAAGGCTACCGACTTCACCAGCCAAATAATTGCCCTGATCAATTGTATTCTATTATGACTCTTTGTTGGAGTGGGCGCGCTGCAGAACGAGCAACTGTGCATGCCTTACACAATAACATGCAAGTTTTCCAAAGACAGCTACAACGATTTGtttaa